In Gadus chalcogrammus isolate NIFS_2021 chromosome 23, NIFS_Gcha_1.0, whole genome shotgun sequence, a genomic segment contains:
- the si:ch211-161h7.4 gene encoding titin isoform X1, which translates to MDSKHLKSSGASRKLNFLPNKEISPKQRGRGVPLDALDGLLDNLDSSLDGFNIIIPMPITTSGAEEKEEAPSSGNIQPFSVGPKGEPQPPAGPVKNKEHNLVGLEASSLLVEHYPINTSSPLEAKHQRVMEASPDRFLWDHEGDPEDQPKTSRPSMARDHSSEPFQQPAASSEPPVWRPGTNLPSSSSGSRASFIQKLRATSLSRAPRESPVKEPEPSWEPEEEPEEEFLIGEDDPPAWITLLRKKNPSSYKQKCPDALPGRNDYGVGQPSSPNWALESETGQKDETRAPGRGGEPAGLEEGRAWNKKKEKKEKAAAPSQPSPKKSAWKRAKSKGTDSPTEMVEQEPSPLMDVVNNVEYCDKKKPGRKKVTKERVPAHNRPKVQPQNQSSPSQAVKLKTAPTWENKEQSSSSVLKKSKSTKGPQQEMEERKKKTKAGKAVKMRKREEMLLSESPARSTQEEQIQQESMNNEADHVSIEPPWEPEEEPDEEFPIREEDPPAWITLLRKKNPSSYKQKCPDARLEEGRARNKKEKKEKAAAPSQPSPKKSAWKRAKSKGTDSPTEMVEQEPSPLRDAPNNVEDCDKKKPGRKKVTKESMPSHNRPKVQPPHHSSPSQAVKLKTAPTWENKEQSSSSALKKSKSTKGPQQEMKERKKKTKAGKFVKRRKREEMLLSESPARSTQEEQIQQDSMNNEAEHVSIGLAIPKVGPLLTSEVSSHPPRKRPWERGLSLPSSPEEPGGLPALKKQAHKQNPRRPKPLLGSPEPAPDCGTGRCPRIRNCPGELWKVSDALPDGDILPPVPLPPPPGRPQSKQRGRPQSKQRKSLNPPTAPESTTTAESKPVKQGKMFSAPKTIRRSLATFHDIFSQSAVSPPDNTREEAEGGKRSRRKRSIGDSNIGPLDALNSSGPPLIIEAPAGPSCSTRLSWPPNIAPPQPTKRPSSSMLKGFQSGPSSFVDLEQHEEDELASPQWTRTQSSYWLSLGLYAAPLVPMVLQDQDAANLEEWLAMLWPAPAQELSSQAGSEAFEWFCHQGRVIGLRMDMWSESMCNGEIILSSSMKKPLWVDHCATTVFYVSTSHVLLTLNAVDFRYKGGQSFVVPCGQAYSLENSGDEPALLFFSRVQV; encoded by the exons ATGGATTCGAAGCACCTCAAATCG AGCGGAGCATCTAGGAAACTCAACTTCCTGCCCAACAAGGAAAT ATCACCCAAGcaacgggggaggggggtcccTCTGGACGCGTTAGATGGGCTGCTTGACAATCTGG ATTCCTCCTTGGATGGCTTCAATATCATAATTCCGATGCCCATCACCACTTCTGGAgcggaagagaaagaggaggccCCTTCTTCAGGAAATATCCAACCTTTCTCCGTG GGTCCCAAAGGAGAACCTCAACCACCAGCGGGACCGGTGAAGAACAAAGAACATAACTTGG TTGGTCTAGAGGCCAGCAGTCTGTTGGTAGAGCACTACCCGATCAACACCTCCAGTCCCTTAGAGGCGAAGCACCAAAGGGTCATGGAGGCTTCCCCCGATCGCTTCCTCTGGGACCATGAGGGAGACCCTGAAGACCAGCCAAAGACCAGCAGGCCCTCCATGGCAAGGGACCACTCCTCTGAGCCTTTCCAGCAACC TGCAGCCAGTTCAGAGCCGCCAGTGTGGAGACCGGGGACTAAtctcccgtcctcctcctcggggtCCAGGGCCTCCTTCATCCAGAAGCTCAGAGCCACCAGCCTCTCTAGAGCACCGCG GGAGTCTCCGGTCAAGGAGCCAGAACCTTCCtgggagccagaggaggagccagaggaggagtTCCTGATCGGTGAAGATGACCCCCCTGCCTGGATCACCCTCctcaggaagaagaatccaaGCAGCTACAAACAGAAATGTCCAGATGCTCTACCGGGTAGGAACGACTACGGCGTTGGCCAGCCGTCCTCTCCGAACTGGGCACTGGAGAGCGAGACAGGGCAGAAGGACGAGACACGGGCCCCCGGGCGCGGAGGGGAACCCGCCGGGTTGGAGGAGGGCAGGGCTTGGaacaagaagaaggagaagaaggagaaagctGCCGCTCCATCACAGCCTTCACCTAAGAAGAGCGCTTGGAAGAGGGCTAAGTCAAAGGGGACAGACAGCCCAACGGAGATGGTAGAGCAGGAGCCCTCGCCCTTGATGGATGTGGTGAACAACGTAGAGTACTGTGATAAAAAGAAGCCGGGTAGGAAGAAGGTGACCAAGGAGAGGGTGCCAGCTCACAACAGGCCAAAGGTTCAACCCCAAAATCAAAGCAGCCCCAGCCAAGCGGTCAAATTAAAAACGGCTCCGACCTGGGAAAACAAGGAGCAAAGTTCTTCTTCTGTCCTGAAGAAGTCCAAATCTACCAAGGGCCCCCAACAAGAAAtggaggagagaaaaaagaagACAAAGGCAGGAAAGGCTGtcaagatgaggaagagggaagAGATGCTGTTGTCTGAGTCTCCTGCCAGAAGCACTCAGGAGGAGCAGATCCAGCAGGAGAGCATGAACAATGAGGCAGATCATGTCAGTATTG AACCTCCCtgggagccagaggaggagccagatgagGAGTTCCCGATCCGTGAAGAGGACCCCCCTGCCTGGATCACCCTCctcaggaagaagaatccaaGCAGCTACAAACAGAAATGTCCAGACGCTCGGTTGGAGGAGGGCAGGGCTCGgaacaagaaggagaagaaggagaaagctGCTGCTCCATCACAGCCTTCACCTAAGAAGAGCGCTTGGAAGAGGGCTAAGTCAAAGGGGACAGACAGCCCAACGGAGATGGTAGAGCAGGAGCCCTCGCCCTTGAGGGATGCGCCGAACAACGTAGAGGACTGTGATAAAAAGAAGCCGGGTAGGAAGAAGGTGACCAAGGAGAGCATGCCATCTCACAACAGGCCAAAGGTTCAACCCCCACATCACAGCAGCCCCAGCCAAGCAGTCAAATTAAAAACGGCTCCAACCTGGGAAAACAAGGAGCAAAGTTCTTCTTCTGCCCTGAAGAAGTCCAAATCTACCAAGGGCCCCCAACAAGAGAtgaaggagagaaaaaagaagACAAAGGCAGGGAAGTTTgtcaagaggaggaagagggaagagaTGCTGTTGTCCGAGTCTCCTGCCAGAAGCACTCAGGAGGAGCAGATCCAGCAGGATAGCATGAACAATGAGGCAGAACATGTCAGTATTG GTCTGGCAATCCCTAAGGTTGGACCCCTGCTGACCTCTGAAGTCTCCAGCCATCCCCCTAGGAAGAGGCCTTGGGAGCGGGGCCTTAGCCTCCCCTCCAGCCCAGAGGAGCCAGGGGGACTGCCCGCTCTAAAAAAGCAGGCCCACAAGCAGAACCCAAGGAGACCCAAACCCCTCCTAG GCTCCCCTGAACCGGCTCCAGACTGCGGGACTGGGAGGTGCCCCAGGATCAGAAACTGTCCTGGGGAATTGTGGAAGGTCTCAGACGCTCTCCCAGACGGGGATATCCTGCCACCagtaccactaccaccaccacctggcaGACCTCAGTCCAAGCAGCGAGGCAGACCGCAGTCCAAGCAGAGGAAATCCCTCAACCCGCCCACGGCCCCAGAATCCACCACCACGGCTGAGTCCAAGCCCGTCAAACAGGGCAAAATGTTTTCGGCTCCAAAGACCATCCGGCGCTCTCTGGCCACGTTCCATGACATCTTTAGCCAGTCAGCGGTGTCTCCTCCGGACAACACCCGGGAAGAGGCTGAGGGCGGCAAGAGGAGCCGGAGGAAGAGGTCCATTGGGGACTCCAACATCGGGCCCTTGGATGCCCTGAACAGCAGCGGGCCACCGCTGATCATAGAGGCCCCTGCAGGCCCCAGCTGCAGCACCAGGCTTAGTTGGCCCCCCAATATCgcacccccccagcccaccaagAGGCCCTCATCCAGCAT GTTGAAGGGTTTCCAGAGCGGCCCGTCCTCCTTCGTAGACCTGGAACAGCATGAAGAGGATGAACTCGCAT CTCCCCAGTGGACCAGAACCCAGTCCTCCTACTGGCTGTCCTTGGGGCTCTACGCGGCCCCTTTGGTTCCCATGGTCCTGCAGGACCAAGATGCGGCCAACCTGGAGGAGTGGCTGGCCATGCTGTGGCCCGCCCCCGCCCAGG AGCTGTCGAGCCAGGCGGGCTCGGAGGCCTTTGAGTGGTTCTGCCATCAAGGCCGGGTCATTGGCCTCCGGATGGACATGTGGTCAGAGTCCATGTGCAACGGAGAGATCATCCTGTCCTCCTCCATGAAGAAGCCCCTCTGGGTGGACCACTGCGCCACTACC
- the si:ch211-161h7.4 gene encoding titin isoform X2 produces the protein MRETLKTSQRPAGPPWQGTTPLSLSSNPSSEPPVWRPGTNLPSSSSGSRASFIQKLRATSLSRAPRESPVKEPEPSWEPEEEPEEEFLIGEDDPPAWITLLRKKNPSSYKQKCPDALPGRNDYGVGQPSSPNWALESETGQKDETRAPGRGGEPAGLEEGRAWNKKKEKKEKAAAPSQPSPKKSAWKRAKSKGTDSPTEMVEQEPSPLMDVVNNVEYCDKKKPGRKKVTKERVPAHNRPKVQPQNQSSPSQAVKLKTAPTWENKEQSSSSVLKKSKSTKGPQQEMEERKKKTKAGKAVKMRKREEMLLSESPARSTQEEQIQQESMNNEADHVSIEPPWEPEEEPDEEFPIREEDPPAWITLLRKKNPSSYKQKCPDARLEEGRARNKKEKKEKAAAPSQPSPKKSAWKRAKSKGTDSPTEMVEQEPSPLRDAPNNVEDCDKKKPGRKKVTKESMPSHNRPKVQPPHHSSPSQAVKLKTAPTWENKEQSSSSALKKSKSTKGPQQEMKERKKKTKAGKFVKRRKREEMLLSESPARSTQEEQIQQDSMNNEAEHVSIGLAIPKVGPLLTSEVSSHPPRKRPWERGLSLPSSPEEPGGLPALKKQAHKQNPRRPKPLLGSPEPAPDCGTGRCPRIRNCPGELWKVSDALPDGDILPPVPLPPPPGRPQSKQRGRPQSKQRKSLNPPTAPESTTTAESKPVKQGKMFSAPKTIRRSLATFHDIFSQSAVSPPDNTREEAEGGKRSRRKRSIGDSNIGPLDALNSSGPPLIIEAPAGPSCSTRLSWPPNIAPPQPTKRPSSSMLKGFQSGPSSFVDLEQHEEDELASPQWTRTQSSYWLSLGLYAAPLVPMVLQDQDAANLEEWLAMLWPAPAQELSSQAGSEAFEWFCHQGRVIGLRMDMWSESMCNGEIILSSSMKKPLWVDHCATTVFYVSTSHVLLTLNAVDFRYKGGQSFVVPCGQAYSLENSGDEPALLFFSRVQV, from the exons ATGAGGGAGACCCTGAAGACCAGCCAAAGACCAGCAGGCCCTCCATGGCAAGGGACCACTCCTCTGAGCCTTTCCAGCAACC CCAGTTCAGAGCCGCCAGTGTGGAGACCGGGGACTAAtctcccgtcctcctcctcggggtCCAGGGCCTCCTTCATCCAGAAGCTCAGAGCCACCAGCCTCTCTAGAGCACCGCG GGAGTCTCCGGTCAAGGAGCCAGAACCTTCCtgggagccagaggaggagccagaggaggagtTCCTGATCGGTGAAGATGACCCCCCTGCCTGGATCACCCTCctcaggaagaagaatccaaGCAGCTACAAACAGAAATGTCCAGATGCTCTACCGGGTAGGAACGACTACGGCGTTGGCCAGCCGTCCTCTCCGAACTGGGCACTGGAGAGCGAGACAGGGCAGAAGGACGAGACACGGGCCCCCGGGCGCGGAGGGGAACCCGCCGGGTTGGAGGAGGGCAGGGCTTGGaacaagaagaaggagaagaaggagaaagctGCCGCTCCATCACAGCCTTCACCTAAGAAGAGCGCTTGGAAGAGGGCTAAGTCAAAGGGGACAGACAGCCCAACGGAGATGGTAGAGCAGGAGCCCTCGCCCTTGATGGATGTGGTGAACAACGTAGAGTACTGTGATAAAAAGAAGCCGGGTAGGAAGAAGGTGACCAAGGAGAGGGTGCCAGCTCACAACAGGCCAAAGGTTCAACCCCAAAATCAAAGCAGCCCCAGCCAAGCGGTCAAATTAAAAACGGCTCCGACCTGGGAAAACAAGGAGCAAAGTTCTTCTTCTGTCCTGAAGAAGTCCAAATCTACCAAGGGCCCCCAACAAGAAAtggaggagagaaaaaagaagACAAAGGCAGGAAAGGCTGtcaagatgaggaagagggaagAGATGCTGTTGTCTGAGTCTCCTGCCAGAAGCACTCAGGAGGAGCAGATCCAGCAGGAGAGCATGAACAATGAGGCAGATCATGTCAGTATTG AACCTCCCtgggagccagaggaggagccagatgagGAGTTCCCGATCCGTGAAGAGGACCCCCCTGCCTGGATCACCCTCctcaggaagaagaatccaaGCAGCTACAAACAGAAATGTCCAGACGCTCGGTTGGAGGAGGGCAGGGCTCGgaacaagaaggagaagaaggagaaagctGCTGCTCCATCACAGCCTTCACCTAAGAAGAGCGCTTGGAAGAGGGCTAAGTCAAAGGGGACAGACAGCCCAACGGAGATGGTAGAGCAGGAGCCCTCGCCCTTGAGGGATGCGCCGAACAACGTAGAGGACTGTGATAAAAAGAAGCCGGGTAGGAAGAAGGTGACCAAGGAGAGCATGCCATCTCACAACAGGCCAAAGGTTCAACCCCCACATCACAGCAGCCCCAGCCAAGCAGTCAAATTAAAAACGGCTCCAACCTGGGAAAACAAGGAGCAAAGTTCTTCTTCTGCCCTGAAGAAGTCCAAATCTACCAAGGGCCCCCAACAAGAGAtgaaggagagaaaaaagaagACAAAGGCAGGGAAGTTTgtcaagaggaggaagagggaagagaTGCTGTTGTCCGAGTCTCCTGCCAGAAGCACTCAGGAGGAGCAGATCCAGCAGGATAGCATGAACAATGAGGCAGAACATGTCAGTATTG GTCTGGCAATCCCTAAGGTTGGACCCCTGCTGACCTCTGAAGTCTCCAGCCATCCCCCTAGGAAGAGGCCTTGGGAGCGGGGCCTTAGCCTCCCCTCCAGCCCAGAGGAGCCAGGGGGACTGCCCGCTCTAAAAAAGCAGGCCCACAAGCAGAACCCAAGGAGACCCAAACCCCTCCTAG GCTCCCCTGAACCGGCTCCAGACTGCGGGACTGGGAGGTGCCCCAGGATCAGAAACTGTCCTGGGGAATTGTGGAAGGTCTCAGACGCTCTCCCAGACGGGGATATCCTGCCACCagtaccactaccaccaccacctggcaGACCTCAGTCCAAGCAGCGAGGCAGACCGCAGTCCAAGCAGAGGAAATCCCTCAACCCGCCCACGGCCCCAGAATCCACCACCACGGCTGAGTCCAAGCCCGTCAAACAGGGCAAAATGTTTTCGGCTCCAAAGACCATCCGGCGCTCTCTGGCCACGTTCCATGACATCTTTAGCCAGTCAGCGGTGTCTCCTCCGGACAACACCCGGGAAGAGGCTGAGGGCGGCAAGAGGAGCCGGAGGAAGAGGTCCATTGGGGACTCCAACATCGGGCCCTTGGATGCCCTGAACAGCAGCGGGCCACCGCTGATCATAGAGGCCCCTGCAGGCCCCAGCTGCAGCACCAGGCTTAGTTGGCCCCCCAATATCgcacccccccagcccaccaagAGGCCCTCATCCAGCAT GTTGAAGGGTTTCCAGAGCGGCCCGTCCTCCTTCGTAGACCTGGAACAGCATGAAGAGGATGAACTCGCAT CTCCCCAGTGGACCAGAACCCAGTCCTCCTACTGGCTGTCCTTGGGGCTCTACGCGGCCCCTTTGGTTCCCATGGTCCTGCAGGACCAAGATGCGGCCAACCTGGAGGAGTGGCTGGCCATGCTGTGGCCCGCCCCCGCCCAGG AGCTGTCGAGCCAGGCGGGCTCGGAGGCCTTTGAGTGGTTCTGCCATCAAGGCCGGGTCATTGGCCTCCGGATGGACATGTGGTCAGAGTCCATGTGCAACGGAGAGATCATCCTGTCCTCCTCCATGAAGAAGCCCCTCTGGGTGGACCACTGCGCCACTACC